The following are encoded together in the Robertmurraya sp. FSL R5-0851 genome:
- a CDS encoding amino acid carrier protein, whose product MEWIQTIVGQANNIFWSYILIGLLLGLGLYFTVRMRFVQIVKVGEMFHVLKDKNTGPSNKKGVSSLQAFFIGAATRIGMGNIAGVAMAIAVGGPGAVFWMWIVAILGGASAFVESTLAQIFKVKDGTGFKGGPAYYMRKQLGSVGLSKVFAFGIIFSFGLTFIAVQSNVISASFKSSFGTDNLLVGIVLAIVTAIIIFGGVQRVARFSSVIVPIMAFFYILLALYVIITNIQELPGVISLIFKNAFGIDQAVGGGVGSAIMMGVKRGLFSNEAGMGSAPNAAATAVVSHPAKQGFVQALGVFFDTLVVCTATAFIILLSDSYTTGLQGIELTQASLGEHFGSWASLFLTIAIFMFAFSSIIGNYYYGEANIEFIHKSKATLLIFRILAVGMVIFGAVASLQIVWDLADLAMAIMATTNLIAIGLLGNIAFKTLDNYLEQRKQGLDPVFFEDSIPGLKGVESWPKQKQETTEKA is encoded by the coding sequence ATGGAATGGATTCAAACAATAGTTGGACAAGCAAATAATATTTTTTGGTCATATATTTTAATTGGCTTGCTACTAGGCCTTGGTTTATATTTTACTGTTAGAATGCGATTTGTCCAAATCGTAAAGGTTGGAGAAATGTTTCACGTATTAAAAGATAAAAATACTGGGCCTTCTAATAAAAAAGGTGTCTCTTCATTGCAAGCATTTTTTATAGGCGCTGCTACAAGAATCGGCATGGGTAATATTGCTGGAGTCGCAATGGCAATAGCTGTTGGTGGTCCTGGTGCTGTCTTTTGGATGTGGATCGTTGCGATTTTAGGAGGTGCGAGTGCTTTTGTAGAAAGTACTCTTGCCCAAATATTCAAAGTTAAAGATGGGACTGGATTTAAAGGCGGTCCAGCTTATTATATGAGAAAACAACTGGGATCGGTTGGATTAAGTAAAGTATTTGCTTTTGGTATCATATTTTCTTTTGGACTAACTTTCATTGCGGTACAAAGTAATGTGATCTCTGCATCCTTTAAAAGTTCTTTTGGGACTGATAATCTACTTGTAGGTATCGTTTTAGCTATTGTAACAGCTATTATTATTTTCGGTGGAGTTCAACGGGTTGCTAGATTTTCATCAGTCATTGTACCAATCATGGCTTTCTTTTATATATTATTAGCTCTGTACGTCATCATTACTAATATACAAGAATTACCTGGCGTTATCTCACTTATTTTCAAAAATGCATTTGGCATTGACCAAGCAGTTGGTGGTGGCGTTGGTTCGGCTATAATGATGGGTGTGAAAAGAGGTTTATTCTCAAACGAAGCGGGTATGGGTAGTGCACCAAATGCTGCTGCAACTGCGGTCGTATCTCACCCTGCCAAGCAAGGTTTTGTACAGGCACTTGGAGTGTTTTTTGATACCCTCGTAGTATGTACTGCGACGGCGTTTATTATTTTACTATCAGACTCCTACACCACAGGCCTTCAAGGTATTGAATTAACGCAAGCATCTTTAGGCGAACATTTTGGAAGTTGGGCTAGTCTCTTTTTAACCATTGCCATTTTCATGTTTGCATTTTCTTCAATTATTGGGAACTACTACTATGGAGAAGCAAATATTGAATTTATTCATAAAAGTAAGGCAACGCTTCTTATTTTCCGAATTTTAGCCGTTGGGATGGTTATCTTTGGGGCCGTTGCTAGCTTACAAATTGTTTGGGACCTAGCTGACTTAGCAATGGCCATTATGGCCACTACAAACTTAATTGCCATTGGTTTACTAGGAAATATTGCTTTTAAAACACTTGATAATTACCTTGAACAACGCAAGCAAGGTCTTGACCCTGTGTTTTTCGAAGATAGTATTCCTGGTTTAAAAGGGGTAGAGAGCTGGCCTAAACAAAAGCAAGAAACAACTGAAAAAGCTTAA
- a CDS encoding methyl-accepting chemotaxis protein, whose translation MNASQIIRQLGRRSNEITSILNMITTVADQTNLLALNAAIEAARAGEHGKGFAVVADEVRKLAEESKKSADQITKMISYIQSETDLAVSAMEEQSHKVSEGFEYSQDAKKAFALIGESMGDVIEKVSDVSCAIELLSMHSTNVVQAIGEVKEIAEESVATTREVAAGTEENVATLQEVTASAQDLSGMAETLQKLVHRFKI comes from the coding sequence TTGAATGCTTCACAAATTATTCGTCAGTTAGGGAGACGCTCGAATGAAATTACTTCTATCCTAAATATGATTACCACCGTTGCAGATCAAACGAATTTGCTAGCACTAAATGCAGCAATCGAAGCGGCGAGAGCAGGCGAACATGGCAAGGGTTTTGCTGTAGTTGCAGACGAAGTAAGAAAGCTCGCAGAGGAATCCAAAAAATCAGCTGATCAAATTACAAAGATGATTTCTTATATCCAATCTGAAACGGACCTAGCTGTTTCTGCAATGGAAGAACAGTCTCACAAAGTGTCTGAAGGGTTTGAATATAGTCAGGATGCAAAGAAAGCGTTTGCTCTTATTGGAGAGTCAATGGGAGATGTGATTGAAAAGGTATCAGACGTTTCATGTGCCATCGAACTACTTAGTATGCATAGTACAAATGTCGTGCAAGCAATTGGCGAGGTTAAAGAAATCGCAGAAGAAAGCGTTGCAACAACAAGAGAAGTAGCAGCCGGGACCGAAGAAAACGTTGCTACTCTCCAAGAAGTAACCGCTAGTGCTCAAGACCTATCAGGAATGGCTGAAACCTTACAAAAGTTAGTCCACCGATTTAAGATTTAA
- the thiT gene encoding energy-coupled thiamine transporter ThiT produces the protein MGNKRLIMMIEASFFAAFALILDLLPSIKLSPNISISFAMLPILIIAFRWGFLAATASGFLWGLLQIAMGDAYILTPLQGFIEYFLAFAFIGFAGFFMKKIQVALTENKKKALQWIIVATFVGSAARYFWHFIAGFLFWGENAPDGMSPLLFSLGVNGGTMIGAAIYCSIVLFLLVSSSPRFLLHKRISSENVKKIS, from the coding sequence ATGGGAAACAAACGACTAATTATGATGATTGAAGCTTCTTTTTTTGCAGCTTTTGCACTAATTCTTGACCTTCTACCATCGATCAAGCTATCGCCTAATATTTCTATTTCATTTGCGATGCTACCAATTTTAATTATTGCTTTTAGATGGGGATTCCTTGCAGCAACAGCTTCTGGCTTTTTATGGGGACTGTTACAAATTGCTATGGGTGATGCTTATATTTTAACTCCGTTACAGGGTTTCATTGAGTATTTTCTTGCCTTTGCGTTTATTGGATTTGCAGGTTTCTTTATGAAAAAAATTCAGGTTGCACTAACTGAAAATAAGAAGAAAGCCCTTCAATGGATCATAGTTGCCACATTCGTCGGAAGTGCTGCACGTTATTTTTGGCATTTTATCGCAGGATTTTTATTCTGGGGAGAAAATGCACCGGATGGGATGTCGCCACTCTTATTTTCACTAGGTGTGAACGGTGGTACCATGATTGGGGCCGCCATCTATTGTTCCATTGTTTTATTCCTTTTAGTGTCAAGTTCTCCAAGATTCCTGTTACACAAAAGGATTTCCTCAGAGAACGTAAAAAAAATATCGTAA
- a CDS encoding DUF5348 domain-containing protein: MKSRWKEMNYNEELDCWVVFWGDNSGYKMRCGEWFDLHLGSGKTLSCRLELGRDWYILTGRNDVRFYLKKNETYQVDL; encoded by the coding sequence ATGAAAAGTCGCTGGAAAGAAATGAATTACAATGAAGAGTTGGATTGTTGGGTCGTGTTTTGGGGAGACAATTCTGGTTATAAGATGAGATGTGGTGAATGGTTTGATCTACATCTGGGAAGTGGGAAGACTCTTTCCTGCCGCTTGGAATTGGGCAGAGACTGGTATATCCTTACGGGTCGAAATGATGTTAGGTTCTACCTTAAGAAAAATGAGACGTATCAAGTTGATTTGTAA
- a CDS encoding AAA family ATPase, with the protein MFEAFYEMDNTPFARDLPTDQLYDSSMMQEILGRLKYTAERQLFAVLSGDSGTGKTTTIRKFVDKLDKGKFHILYLSDSKLTPRHFYKGLLEQLGSEAKFYRGDAKRQLHREIELMKGIRGLQPVVVVDEAHLLDREMLEEVRFLLNFKMDSQSPMALILVGQSELWDRLRLQSYAAIRQRIDIQFQLGHLDRAQVEEYVSRHLRYAGVDQPIFSDGALDEIHRFSGGAARLINKLCTHSLLYGSQNGRRIIDDHMIKQVIQGELS; encoded by the coding sequence GTGTTTGAAGCCTTCTATGAAATGGATAACACCCCTTTCGCCAGAGATCTTCCGACTGATCAATTGTATGATTCCTCCATGATGCAAGAAATCCTTGGAAGGCTGAAGTACACAGCTGAAAGACAGCTTTTTGCCGTTTTGAGTGGGGATAGTGGTACTGGAAAGACCACGACCATCCGTAAGTTTGTGGACAAATTGGATAAAGGGAAATTCCATATCCTTTACCTGTCCGACTCTAAATTAACACCTCGTCATTTTTACAAAGGTCTTTTGGAACAGTTAGGCTCCGAAGCGAAGTTTTATCGAGGAGATGCAAAACGGCAGCTTCATCGTGAGATTGAATTAATGAAAGGCATACGAGGGCTACAACCTGTGGTGGTAGTGGACGAAGCCCATCTTCTGGACCGGGAAATGCTTGAAGAGGTTCGTTTCTTACTGAACTTCAAAATGGATTCGCAAAGTCCGATGGCACTCATTCTCGTCGGTCAAAGTGAATTGTGGGATCGTCTTCGACTCCAATCCTACGCAGCGATACGCCAAAGAATCGATATCCAATTCCAGTTAGGACATCTCGATCGTGCCCAGGTTGAGGAATATGTTTCTAGGCATCTTCGTTATGCTGGAGTTGATCAACCAATTTTCTCTGACGGGGCGCTCGACGAAATCCATCGGTTTTCTGGTGGTGCCGCAAGGCTGATAAATAAACTCTGCACACATAGTCTACTCTATGGCTCACAAAATGGCCGAAGGATCATTGACGACCATATGATCAAGCAAGTCATACAGGGTGAGCTTTCATGA
- a CDS encoding DUF6431 domain-containing protein, with protein sequence MKTYLLEFLVRGAGRIPSPCCGKDMLVRGTKNRKAKDHTGQSKTYNIRRLQCTNCQTIHHELPDLLIPYKRYEAECIEDVLTNPSTHIVPADDSTLSRWYGWFHQFVDYWIGCLNSIMIRTNQGNIPLDVTSKCSGTALQRIGRLAGDANGWLTRIVRPIVNINLWIHTRSAFIVQ encoded by the coding sequence TTGAAAACATACTTACTGGAGTTTTTAGTTAGGGGTGCGGGGAGGATTCCTTCCCCATGCTGCGGGAAAGACATGTTGGTTAGAGGTACAAAGAATCGAAAAGCCAAGGATCATACAGGTCAGAGTAAGACATATAACATCCGAAGATTGCAGTGCACCAATTGTCAGACCATTCATCATGAACTTCCAGATTTATTGATTCCTTATAAACGCTATGAGGCTGAATGTATCGAAGACGTTCTTACGAACCCGTCCACCCACATTGTTCCCGCCGATGATTCCACTCTTTCGAGATGGTACGGCTGGTTTCATCAATTTGTGGATTATTGGATAGGCTGTTTGAATTCCATCATGATCAGAACCAACCAAGGAAATATCCCCCTGGATGTCACGTCCAAATGTTCAGGGACCGCACTTCAAAGGATAGGACGCTTGGCAGGAGATGCCAATGGATGGCTAACAAGAATTGTCCGGCCCATCGTAAATATTAATTTATGGATACACACCCGTTCTGCATTCATTGTCCAATAA
- a CDS encoding divergent polysaccharide deacetylase family protein, whose translation MKKTSFIMILVIFTMFPHHGYGQEMKKAAIIIDDFGGGVGGVKDFLEGDVQITAAIMPFNELSKKHAEWAYENGLEIMVHLPMQPKKGKASWLGPKPITNDLSKEEVRKRVIDAIDSVPHAMGLNNHMGSLVVENEEIVRVIVEVAKEKQLYIVDSATSPKSKFEEITEELNVPFIKRDVFLDDICSVNQVKKQMLILARIAESRGTAVAIGHVGTSGKVCSLGVTESMPEFKQKHIKVVPVSELLSDSIRSKYFHLY comes from the coding sequence ATGAAAAAAACTTCATTTATCATGATCCTAGTCATTTTTACAATGTTTCCTCATCATGGGTATGGCCAGGAAATGAAAAAGGCAGCTATTATCATTGATGATTTTGGTGGTGGTGTAGGAGGTGTAAAGGATTTTTTAGAAGGTGACGTACAAATAACGGCAGCTATTATGCCATTTAATGAACTTTCAAAAAAGCATGCAGAATGGGCATATGAAAATGGTTTAGAGATCATGGTACATTTGCCCATGCAGCCAAAAAAGGGAAAGGCCTCTTGGTTAGGACCAAAGCCAATCACCAATGACTTATCAAAAGAAGAAGTAAGAAAGAGAGTCATTGATGCGATCGATAGTGTTCCTCATGCTATGGGCTTAAATAATCATATGGGCTCCCTCGTCGTTGAGAATGAGGAGATTGTCCGAGTGATTGTTGAAGTGGCAAAAGAAAAACAGTTATACATTGTTGATAGTGCAACAAGTCCAAAGTCAAAATTCGAGGAAATTACTGAGGAATTGAATGTACCTTTTATTAAAAGGGATGTCTTTCTTGATGATATCTGTTCGGTAAATCAAGTGAAAAAACAAATGCTTATTCTTGCAAGGATTGCGGAGAGTAGGGGAACCGCTGTTGCGATTGGACATGTTGGTACATCGGGCAAGGTATGTTCATTAGGTGTTACTGAGTCAATGCCTGAATTTAAGCAAAAGCATATAAAGGTCGTTCCTGTATCCGAGTTGTTATCAGACTCCATTCGATCAAAGTATTTTCATCTATATTAA
- a CDS encoding VanW family protein, protein MIRLKLTGLLSILMLIQQPTDHDVLTLIDNDQPIMTVDREELVFPLPNTPHMDLHHLDILTAELSQQVYIEPKNAYLDDYGNLQPEQLGYQLNKRSFHTLYHSYFYSKGAKTLKVPKKPIYPEVDSELLSRIRQQAIGYYVTYFNSYNTSRTNNIRKSSEAINNFVLFPGQTFSFNEVVGQRTKERGYMPAPIIVRGELSEGVGGGICQVSSTLFNAVDRAGLKIVKRYSHSKRVPYVPPGRDATVSWYGPDFVFMNNYKHPILIRSKVRGGSVSILLYTSDDVNVEQNQVPSMYQ, encoded by the coding sequence ATGATACGATTGAAATTAACTGGACTTTTATCTATTCTCATGCTTATTCAACAACCAACCGATCACGATGTACTCACATTGATTGATAATGATCAACCCATAATGACTGTAGATCGAGAAGAACTAGTTTTTCCTCTTCCTAATACTCCGCATATGGACTTGCATCATCTTGATATATTAACTGCTGAACTTTCCCAACAAGTATACATAGAGCCGAAAAATGCTTATCTTGATGATTATGGAAATTTACAGCCAGAGCAGCTGGGATATCAACTGAATAAGAGATCCTTTCATACCCTATATCACTCCTATTTTTATAGTAAAGGTGCCAAAACGCTTAAAGTCCCTAAAAAACCGATTTATCCTGAGGTAGATAGTGAGTTATTGTCAAGAATACGCCAACAAGCCATCGGGTATTATGTCACATATTTCAATAGCTACAATACCTCAAGAACAAACAATATACGAAAATCGTCCGAGGCGATCAATAACTTCGTCCTATTTCCAGGTCAGACTTTTTCGTTTAATGAGGTGGTTGGTCAACGGACAAAAGAACGCGGATATATGCCAGCTCCTATTATTGTTCGAGGTGAGCTTTCCGAGGGGGTCGGCGGAGGCATTTGCCAAGTATCTTCTACACTCTTTAATGCTGTGGATCGAGCAGGGTTAAAAATCGTAAAACGATATTCCCATTCCAAACGCGTTCCTTATGTTCCTCCAGGTCGCGATGCAACAGTAAGTTGGTACGGTCCTGACTTTGTTTTTATGAATAATTATAAACATCCTATCTTGATTCGTTCCAAAGTGAGAGGTGGTTCCGTATCCATTCTTTTATATACTTCAGACGATGTGAATGTCGAACAAAATCAAGTACCAAGCATGTATCAATAA
- a CDS encoding DDE-type integrase/transposase/recombinase: protein MREHKKSEELAVQRFQLISPLLAEGLDAGKVKELRDQIVKASGLSERTIRRYLAQFQEDGFGGLKPQGRKGARKSEAIPPHLLEQAILLRKEVPSRSVAQIIQILEWEGLAEPGQIKRSTLQEKLTEKGYSTRHMRLYSQTGVAARRFQKRHRNQLWQSDIKYGPYLPIGPNGMKKQVYLVAFIDDATRFVLHAAFYPTLDSRIIEDSFRQAIQKYGVPEAVYFDNGKQYRTKWMSRTCSKIGTRLTYTRPYSAESKGKIERFNRIIDSFISEAVIEKPNTLDRLNELFQVWLTECYQNKPHSALGEKISPETAFRSDKKAIRFIDPDTLSNAFLHCETRKVDKSGCISFMDQKYEVGLAFIGRQVEVVYDPANIKELTIEFEDHTPWKAKKLVIGERAGKRPALPEHLQVQDVESSRLLKAAERKNQKRQTEQKPAVTFRAVWKEDDSRV, encoded by the coding sequence ATGAGGGAACATAAGAAATCAGAGGAATTGGCAGTGCAGCGTTTTCAGCTGATATCCCCTTTATTGGCAGAGGGGCTTGACGCTGGGAAGGTAAAGGAATTAAGAGACCAAATAGTGAAGGCCAGCGGTCTTTCAGAAAGAACCATCAGGCGATATTTGGCTCAATTTCAGGAAGATGGGTTTGGGGGACTAAAGCCACAAGGAAGAAAAGGTGCTCGTAAGTCTGAAGCTATCCCTCCTCATTTATTGGAACAGGCAATCCTTCTGCGTAAGGAAGTGCCAAGCCGGAGCGTAGCACAAATCATACAGATACTCGAGTGGGAAGGGTTGGCTGAGCCAGGACAGATCAAAAGGTCAACGCTCCAGGAAAAGCTCACTGAAAAAGGTTACAGCACACGGCATATGCGACTTTATTCCCAGACAGGAGTAGCTGCCAGGAGATTTCAGAAGCGACATCGCAACCAACTATGGCAATCAGATATCAAGTATGGCCCTTACCTGCCGATTGGTCCCAATGGAATGAAGAAACAAGTGTATCTTGTCGCCTTTATCGACGACGCAACCAGGTTTGTGCTTCATGCAGCTTTCTACCCTACATTGGATTCAAGGATCATTGAGGATTCCTTCCGTCAGGCCATCCAGAAGTATGGTGTTCCAGAGGCTGTCTATTTTGATAATGGAAAGCAATATCGAACCAAATGGATGTCGCGTACCTGCTCAAAAATAGGCACCCGCCTTACTTACACACGGCCGTACTCAGCTGAATCAAAAGGGAAAATTGAACGCTTCAATAGAATCATAGATTCATTCATCAGTGAGGCTGTCATCGAAAAACCCAATACACTTGATCGTCTGAATGAGCTTTTCCAAGTGTGGCTGACAGAGTGTTATCAGAATAAGCCTCATTCTGCACTTGGGGAGAAAATTAGCCCGGAAACGGCATTTCGTTCAGATAAGAAAGCGATTCGGTTCATCGATCCGGATACGTTGAGTAATGCATTTCTCCATTGTGAAACGAGAAAAGTCGATAAATCAGGATGTATCAGCTTCATGGATCAAAAATATGAGGTGGGCCTGGCATTCATTGGACGACAGGTTGAGGTTGTTTATGACCCTGCGAATATCAAGGAGCTGACCATTGAGTTCGAGGATCATACTCCTTGGAAGGCCAAAAAGCTTGTCATAGGGGAAAGAGCTGGGAAGCGTCCTGCATTACCTGAGCACCTACAGGTGCAGGATGTAGAATCTTCAAGACTATTAAAGGCAGCTGAACGAAAGAACCAAAAACGTCAAACTGAACAGAAACCTGCCGTGACCTTCCGTGCCGTTTGGAAGGAGGATGATTCTCGTGTTTGA
- a CDS encoding CNNM domain-containing protein → MTIELVILVVLILLNAFFAASEIALISLNDNKIKVMADEGHKKAKMLHQLLSEPSRFLATIQIGITLAGFLASAFAAENFASDFTQLLLALGVPLSERMLGTVSVFVITIILSYFTLVFGELVPKRLAMKKAEAISMIAVIPLTTLSKVSAPFVKLLTGSTNIVVRLFGVDPNAEDEDATEEEIKLMLDIGKERGTIQETESVMINNIFAFDNTYVTDIMTHRTNIVGIPAEATIKDVVRIVNEEKYTRFPVYGEDMDTIIGIFHVKDLIEFMEHEDNRPFEMKNIIRPPFYVIGSMRTDDVFKELQKNKTHMAIVLDEYGGTDGIVTVEDLLEEIVGNIFDEYDEHEEEEIEIEKISDNEYHILGTTSLDDVEDVLKLGLPLDQYETLSGFFIGELGRFPDQNEQPHFTFNGVQFTAIELDELRVSKIQVKVLEIVENSQ, encoded by the coding sequence TTGACCATTGAACTAGTCATATTAGTTGTATTAATTTTATTAAATGCCTTTTTTGCCGCTTCAGAAATTGCACTCATTTCCCTAAATGATAATAAAATTAAAGTGATGGCTGATGAAGGACATAAGAAGGCTAAGATGCTCCACCAGTTATTAAGTGAACCAAGTCGTTTTTTGGCAACGATACAAATTGGCATCACATTAGCTGGCTTCCTAGCGAGTGCGTTTGCAGCTGAGAACTTTGCTAGCGACTTTACTCAACTGCTACTTGCTTTAGGAGTACCCTTATCAGAAAGAATGCTTGGTACCGTTTCTGTTTTTGTAATTACGATCATTTTGTCTTACTTTACTCTCGTATTTGGGGAATTAGTTCCAAAACGTTTGGCCATGAAAAAAGCGGAAGCCATTTCAATGATAGCAGTTATTCCATTGACTACCTTGTCAAAGGTTTCTGCGCCGTTTGTAAAATTACTCACTGGATCAACAAATATTGTCGTTCGTCTTTTTGGTGTTGACCCAAATGCAGAAGATGAGGATGCAACAGAAGAAGAAATCAAACTAATGCTCGATATCGGCAAGGAAAGAGGAACCATTCAAGAAACAGAAAGCGTAATGATCAACAATATATTTGCTTTTGATAATACGTACGTGACAGATATCATGACTCACCGAACAAATATAGTTGGCATTCCTGCTGAAGCAACCATTAAAGATGTCGTTCGTATCGTTAATGAAGAAAAGTATACGAGATTCCCTGTATACGGGGAAGATATGGACACCATAATAGGTATCTTTCATGTGAAAGACTTAATTGAATTTATGGAGCACGAAGATAATCGTCCTTTTGAAATGAAAAACATCATCCGTCCTCCTTTTTACGTTATTGGATCAATGAGAACAGACGATGTGTTTAAGGAACTCCAGAAAAACAAAACTCATATGGCCATCGTTTTAGATGAATATGGTGGAACTGACGGTATTGTAACTGTTGAGGACCTTCTTGAAGAAATCGTCGGAAATATTTTTGATGAATATGATGAGCATGAAGAAGAAGAAATTGAAATTGAAAAAATTAGCGACAATGAATATCACATCCTAGGAACAACCAGTTTGGATGACGTGGAGGATGTGTTAAAATTAGGTCTCCCTTTAGATCAGTACGAAACATTAAGTGGTTTTTTCATTGGGGAACTAGGTAGATTCCCTGACCAAAATGAACAGCCACATTTCACATTTAATGGAGTTCAATTTACCGCTATAGAGTTGGATGAACTAAGAGTATCAAAAATTCAAGTGAAGGTTCTAGAAATAGTAGAAAATTCACAGTAA
- a CDS encoding methyl-accepting chemotaxis protein: MNITVRKKIIGSFVIVLIMLVVVASAGIFQLYSVNNTYQSFLKEEVGQKLEVKNLQEQMIRKSAAVRSFLLTGEADYLTEYNEAVKSFDNSMKKLKTTITDKELLTTLTALEEMSKNDSKFAQDQIQMKKDNDELGYLILAKSTAQTLGMQFNAKVNELLSIQEKHLEHASGLTTKKIDGIVTIMIVISAAAILVALALAMIISLQIAKPIVHASKAIEKVASGDLSIDEIQVKNKDEIGAMIQSVNLMVSGLREVVVQVRDSSAQVAASSEQLSTSAQDSTQASETISHIVEQNSEGMDMQLQHLTQIHSLIEEMSSNINLITKSSEKMLVTADNTFNVTDQGALSIEKVVNQMNLINDGVLMTFSNVQNLTVLIVLKLTDSLSKNEREAVHMLP; this comes from the coding sequence ATGAATATCACTGTTCGAAAAAAAATTATAGGTAGTTTTGTAATTGTTTTAATTATGTTAGTAGTTGTAGCAAGTGCTGGAATTTTTCAACTTTATTCAGTAAACAATACGTATCAATCATTCTTAAAAGAAGAAGTAGGTCAAAAGTTAGAAGTGAAAAATCTTCAAGAACAAATGATTAGAAAATCAGCAGCCGTTAGGAGCTTCCTACTCACAGGAGAAGCTGATTATCTTACAGAATACAATGAGGCAGTAAAAAGCTTTGATAACTCTATGAAAAAGTTAAAAACAACCATCACTGATAAGGAGTTATTAACTACATTAACTGCTCTTGAGGAAATGTCAAAAAATGATTCGAAGTTTGCTCAAGACCAAATACAAATGAAAAAAGACAACGATGAACTAGGGTATTTAATCCTAGCAAAATCAACTGCACAAACGTTAGGCATGCAGTTTAATGCAAAAGTAAATGAACTTCTATCTATTCAGGAAAAACATTTAGAACATGCGAGTGGTTTGACTACAAAAAAAATAGATGGAATCGTTACAATAATGATTGTTATAAGTGCTGCTGCGATTCTTGTGGCATTAGCACTAGCGATGATTATTAGCCTACAGATTGCAAAACCAATTGTTCATGCATCTAAGGCCATTGAGAAGGTAGCGAGTGGGGATCTTTCTATTGATGAAATTCAAGTGAAAAATAAAGATGAAATTGGAGCCATGATACAGTCTGTGAACTTAATGGTTTCAGGACTAAGAGAAGTAGTAGTGCAAGTGAGAGATTCATCAGCTCAAGTTGCAGCGAGTAGTGAACAACTAAGTACAAGTGCGCAGGATAGTACTCAAGCAAGTGAAACAATTTCTCATATTGTTGAACAAAACTCAGAGGGTATGGATATGCAACTGCAACATTTAACCCAAATTCACTCATTAATTGAAGAGATGTCTAGCAATATAAACTTAATTACAAAAAGTAGTGAAAAAATGCTCGTCACAGCCGATAACACGTTTAATGTTACTGATCAAGGAGCATTATCTATCGAAAAAGTTGTTAACCAAATGAACCTTATCAATGATGGAGTGTTAATGACGTTCTCCAATGTCCAGAACTTGACGGTGTTGATTGTCCTAAAACTGACGGATTCACTGTCCAAAAATGAAAGGGAAGCAGTTCACATGCTTCCCTAA